A region of Eschrichtius robustus isolate mEscRob2 chromosome 19, mEscRob2.pri, whole genome shotgun sequence DNA encodes the following proteins:
- the CD22 gene encoding B-cell receptor CD22 isoform X1, with translation MHLLGPLLLLLEYLAFSDSASWTFEHPKTLYAWDGACVWIPCHYSIVNRHSIDNLTVYHNYKYDNSTKSYSGTILYKNLKIRDFPPRQGRVRFLGNSRYNCTLLINPVKVNDSGQLGLRMTSKEDKWMEPIGLNISETAPPPRIELPPEIRELRDVTVTCLLNFACFEYQVHLQWSLEEPAVTSTCLSTKTVSTQSTLTFQPQWTHHGKNLTCQLWDPTEQQLLSEETVWLDVKHAPKLKIQVSPTEATVTEGESVTMTCQIVSSNPRHQGVSWLRDGAPLLGEETPTLTLPQVTRKMSGQYQCKAHNDVGSEKSEAVDLQVHYAPEPSSVQIFSSPAKEGNKVELTCISLADPPPTNYTWYYNGLEMPGKTDRTFQISEVLLRHAGEYSCLAENSLGPGEVGQGADLEVQYPPKEVITVIQNRTPIREGDSVILSCTYNSSNPRVTRYEWNHLGFQDQLLPAGLTIRKVAWDTGPVKCAACNQWCLWSPPVNLDVQYAPKDVSVQVTPHNEIRSGNPVLLQCDFLSSRPTDVRFFWKKNGILLEEGKKLSFDAISPEDAGIYHCLVNNSIGQTSSKAWVLQVLYAPRSLRVSISPKDRLVEGRKAVLTCESDANPPTSHYTWFDWNNQDLRHYDQTLRLDPVTLQHSGAYWCQGTNRLGRGQSPPTTLTVYYSSATISRRVALGVGLCLATFLLAIWGVKLQRSWKRIQRQQGLQESSSGQSFFVRNVKARRIPQAEGPHSLGCYNPVMEDAVSYAALRFPLGETDAPRPGDAGTSETRGLSPNRDDTVTYSVVQKRQVGDYENVTPEVLEDEGIHYSELVRFGFGEPPLAQEGVEYVTLKH, from the exons ATGCATCTCCTCGGTCCCTTGCTTCTGCTTCTCG AATACTTGGCTTTCTCTGACTCAGCCTCCTGGACGTTTGAACATCCGAAGACCCTCTATGCCTGGGATGGAGCCTGCGTCTGGATTCCCTGCCACTACAGTATCGTAAACAGGCACTCCATAGATAACCTGACTGTGTACCACAATTATAAGTACGACAACTCCACCAAGAGCTACAGTGGGACCATCCTCTATAAGAACCTAAAAATCAGGGATTTTCCTCCTCGTCAGGGAAGGGTACGATTCCTGGGAAACAGCAGATACAACTGCACCCTCCTCATCAATCCCGTGAAAGTCAATGACAGCGGTCAGCTGGGGCTGAGGATGACGTCTAAGGAGGACAAATGGATGGAGCCCATAGGCCTCAACATCTCTG AGACGGCTCCTCCGCCCCGCATTGAGCTCCCTCCAGAAATCCGGGAGCTCCGTGATGTCACTGTCACCTGCTTGCTGAATTTCGCCTGCTTTGAGTACCAGGTTCATTTGCAGTGGTCCCTGGAGGAGCCTGCGGTCACCTCCACCTGCCTGTCCACCAAGACTGTCTCCACCCAGAGCACTCTCACGTTCCAGCCGCAGTGGACTCACCATGGCAAGAACCTGACCTGCCAGCTCTGGGACCCCACGGAGCAGCAGTTACTCTCTGAGGAAACGGTGTGGCTGGATGTGAAGC ACGCGCCAAAGTTGAAGATCCAGGTCAGTCCCACAGAAGCCACTGTAACAGAGGGCGAGTCTGTGACCATGACGTGCCAGATTGTCAGCAGCAACCCACGGCACCAGGGTGTGTCCTGGCTCAGGGACGGGGCCCCGCTGCTGGGGGAGGAGACGCCCACGCTCACTCTGCCCCAGGTGACCAGGAAGATGAGTGGGCAGTACCAGTGCAAGGCCCACAACGATGTGGGCTCAGAAAAGTCGGAAGCAGTGGACCTCCAAGTACACT ATGCTCCGGAACCTTCCAGCGTTCAGATCTTCTCCTCGCCAgctaaggaaggaaataaagtagAGCTGACTTGTATATCGCTGGCCGATCCTCCTCCAACAAATTACACCTGGTACTACAATGGGCTAGAAATGCCTGGAAAGACGGACAGGACCTTCCAGATCTCAGAGGTCCTCCTCAGGCACGCTGGGGAGTACTCCTGCTTGGCGGAAAATAGTCTTGGTCCTGGAGAAGTTGGCCAGGGGGCTGACTTGGAAGTCCAGT ATCCCCCCAAGGAGGTAATCACAGTGATTCAAAACCGCACACCGATTCGAGAAGGAGACAGCGTGATCCTGTCCTGTACCTACAATTCCAGTAATCCCCGAGTTACCCGATATGAATGGAATCACCTAGGCTTCCAGGACCAGCTATTACCTGCTGGGCTGACGATTCGAAAAGTTGCCTGGGACACAGGGCCAGTCAAATGCGCAGCCTGTAACCAGTGGTGTTTGTGGTCTCCCCCTGTCAACCTGGATGTCCAGT ATGCCCCCAAAGATGTCAGCGTCCAGGTCACTCCCCACAATGAGATTCGCTCTGGGAACCCGGTCCTCCTCCAATGTGACTTCTTAAGTAGCCGCCCCACGGACGTCCGCTTCTTCTGGAAGAAAAATGGAATCCttctggaggaaggaaagaaactgagCTTTGACGCCATCTCTCCAGAAGATGCTGGAATTTACCACTGCTTGGTCAACAATTCCATAGGACAGACCTCGTCTAAGGCCTGGGTTCTCCAAGTGCTGT ATGCACCCAGGAGCCTGCGTGTGTCCATCAGCCCGAAAGACAGACTGgtggaggggaggaaggcagtCCTGACGTGCGAGAGTGACGCcaaccctcccacctcccactacACGTGGTTTGACTGGAATAACCAAGACCTCCGCCATTATGATCAGACGCTGAGATTGGACCCTGTGACGCTGCAGCACTCAGGCGCCTATTGGTGCCAGGGGACCAACAGGCTAGGCCGGGGCCAGTCGCCGCCCACCACCCTCACTGTCTACT ATAGCTCAGCCACCATCAGCAGGCGAGTGGCCTTGGGAGTGGGGCTGTGCCTGGCCACCTTCCTCCTGGCAATCTGGGGAGTCAAGCTTCAGCGGAG CTGGAAGAGGATTCAGAGACAGCAGGGGCTTCAGGAAAGTTCCAGCGGACAGAGCTTCTTTGTGAGGAATGTAAAG GCTCGAAGGATCCCCCAAGCTGAAGGCCCCCACTCCCTGGGGTGCTACAATCCAGTGATGGAAGATGCTGTCAGCTACGCTGCCTTGCGCTTTCCTCTTGGCGAGACTGATGCACCGAGACCTGG AGATGCAGGGACCTCAGAGACGCGGGGACTTTCCCCAAACAGGGACGACACAGTCACTTACTCTGTGGTGCAGAAGCGTCAAGTG GGCGACTATGAGAACGTGACTCCAGAGGTCCTAGAAGACGAGGGGATACATTACTCGGAGCTGGTCCGTTTTGGGTTTGGGGAGCCGCCGCTGGCCCAGGAAGGAGTGGAATACGTGACCCTCAAGCACTGA
- the CD22 gene encoding B-cell receptor CD22 isoform X3 — protein MHLLGPLLLLLEYLAFSDSASWTFEHPKTLYAWDGACVWIPCHYSIVNRHSIDNLTVYHNYKYDNSTKSYSGTILYKNLKIRDFPPRQGRVRFLGNSRYNCTLLINPVKVNDSGQLGLRMTSKEDKWMEPIGLNISETAPPPRIELPPEIRELRDVTVTCLLNFACFEYQVHLQWSLEEPAVTSTCLSTKTVSTQSTLTFQPQWTHHGKNLTCQLWDPTEQQLLSEETVWLDVKHPPKEVITVIQNRTPIREGDSVILSCTYNSSNPRVTRYEWNHLGFQDQLLPAGLTIRKVAWDTGPVKCAACNQWCLWSPPVNLDVQYAPKDVSVQVTPHNEIRSGNPVLLQCDFLSSRPTDVRFFWKKNGILLEEGKKLSFDAISPEDAGIYHCLVNNSIGQTSSKAWVLQVLYAPRSLRVSISPKDRLVEGRKAVLTCESDANPPTSHYTWFDWNNQDLRHYDQTLRLDPVTLQHSGAYWCQGTNRLGRGQSPPTTLTVYYSSATISRRVALGVGLCLATFLLAIWGVKLQRSWKRIQRQQGLQESSSGQSFFVRNVKARRIPQAEGPHSLGCYNPVMEDAVSYAALRFPLGETDAPRPGDAGTSETRGLSPNRDDTVTYSVVQKRQVGDYENVTPEVLEDEGIHYSELVRFGFGEPPLAQEGVEYVTLKH, from the exons ATGCATCTCCTCGGTCCCTTGCTTCTGCTTCTCG AATACTTGGCTTTCTCTGACTCAGCCTCCTGGACGTTTGAACATCCGAAGACCCTCTATGCCTGGGATGGAGCCTGCGTCTGGATTCCCTGCCACTACAGTATCGTAAACAGGCACTCCATAGATAACCTGACTGTGTACCACAATTATAAGTACGACAACTCCACCAAGAGCTACAGTGGGACCATCCTCTATAAGAACCTAAAAATCAGGGATTTTCCTCCTCGTCAGGGAAGGGTACGATTCCTGGGAAACAGCAGATACAACTGCACCCTCCTCATCAATCCCGTGAAAGTCAATGACAGCGGTCAGCTGGGGCTGAGGATGACGTCTAAGGAGGACAAATGGATGGAGCCCATAGGCCTCAACATCTCTG AGACGGCTCCTCCGCCCCGCATTGAGCTCCCTCCAGAAATCCGGGAGCTCCGTGATGTCACTGTCACCTGCTTGCTGAATTTCGCCTGCTTTGAGTACCAGGTTCATTTGCAGTGGTCCCTGGAGGAGCCTGCGGTCACCTCCACCTGCCTGTCCACCAAGACTGTCTCCACCCAGAGCACTCTCACGTTCCAGCCGCAGTGGACTCACCATGGCAAGAACCTGACCTGCCAGCTCTGGGACCCCACGGAGCAGCAGTTACTCTCTGAGGAAACGGTGTGGCTGGATGTGAAGC ATCCCCCCAAGGAGGTAATCACAGTGATTCAAAACCGCACACCGATTCGAGAAGGAGACAGCGTGATCCTGTCCTGTACCTACAATTCCAGTAATCCCCGAGTTACCCGATATGAATGGAATCACCTAGGCTTCCAGGACCAGCTATTACCTGCTGGGCTGACGATTCGAAAAGTTGCCTGGGACACAGGGCCAGTCAAATGCGCAGCCTGTAACCAGTGGTGTTTGTGGTCTCCCCCTGTCAACCTGGATGTCCAGT ATGCCCCCAAAGATGTCAGCGTCCAGGTCACTCCCCACAATGAGATTCGCTCTGGGAACCCGGTCCTCCTCCAATGTGACTTCTTAAGTAGCCGCCCCACGGACGTCCGCTTCTTCTGGAAGAAAAATGGAATCCttctggaggaaggaaagaaactgagCTTTGACGCCATCTCTCCAGAAGATGCTGGAATTTACCACTGCTTGGTCAACAATTCCATAGGACAGACCTCGTCTAAGGCCTGGGTTCTCCAAGTGCTGT ATGCACCCAGGAGCCTGCGTGTGTCCATCAGCCCGAAAGACAGACTGgtggaggggaggaaggcagtCCTGACGTGCGAGAGTGACGCcaaccctcccacctcccactacACGTGGTTTGACTGGAATAACCAAGACCTCCGCCATTATGATCAGACGCTGAGATTGGACCCTGTGACGCTGCAGCACTCAGGCGCCTATTGGTGCCAGGGGACCAACAGGCTAGGCCGGGGCCAGTCGCCGCCCACCACCCTCACTGTCTACT ATAGCTCAGCCACCATCAGCAGGCGAGTGGCCTTGGGAGTGGGGCTGTGCCTGGCCACCTTCCTCCTGGCAATCTGGGGAGTCAAGCTTCAGCGGAG CTGGAAGAGGATTCAGAGACAGCAGGGGCTTCAGGAAAGTTCCAGCGGACAGAGCTTCTTTGTGAGGAATGTAAAG GCTCGAAGGATCCCCCAAGCTGAAGGCCCCCACTCCCTGGGGTGCTACAATCCAGTGATGGAAGATGCTGTCAGCTACGCTGCCTTGCGCTTTCCTCTTGGCGAGACTGATGCACCGAGACCTGG AGATGCAGGGACCTCAGAGACGCGGGGACTTTCCCCAAACAGGGACGACACAGTCACTTACTCTGTGGTGCAGAAGCGTCAAGTG GGCGACTATGAGAACGTGACTCCAGAGGTCCTAGAAGACGAGGGGATACATTACTCGGAGCTGGTCCGTTTTGGGTTTGGGGAGCCGCCGCTGGCCCAGGAAGGAGTGGAATACGTGACCCTCAAGCACTGA
- the FFAR1 gene encoding free fatty acid receptor 1 — protein sequence MDLPPQLSFALYMAAFALGFPLNALAIAGAVSHARLRLTPSLVYALHLGCSDLLLATSLPLKAAEALAGGAWPLPTSLCPAFALVHFAPLYAGAGFLAALSVGRYLGAAFPLGYQAARRPRYSWGVCVAIWALVLCHLGLVFGLEAPGGWLDNTTSSLGISTPVNGSPVCLEAWDPASAGPARFSLSLLLFFLPLIITAFCYAGCLRALARSGLSHRRKLKAAWVAGGALLTLLLCLGPYNASNVAGFLHPSIGGCWRKLGLITGAWSVVLNPLVTGYLGGGAGPGTARGAKTKGGPSQK from the coding sequence ATGGACCTGCCCCCGCAGCTCTCCTTCGCCCTCTACATGGCCGCCTTCGCCCTGGGCTTCCCGCTCAACGCCCTGGCCATCGCAGGCGCCGTGTCCCACGCCCGGCTGCGCCTCACCCCCAGCCTGGTCTATGCCCTCCACCTGGGCTGCTCTGACCTCCTGCTGGCGACGTCTCTGCCCCTGAAGGCGGCGGAGGCCCTGGCCGGGGGAGCCTGGCCCCTGCCAACCTCACTCTGTCCTGCCTTCGCCCTGGTCCACTTCGCTCCTCTCTACGCGGGCGCCGGCTTCCTGGCCGCCCTGAGCGTCGGCCGCTACCTGGGAGCCGCCTTCCCCTTGGGCTACCAAGCTGCCCGGAGGCCACGCTATTCCTGGGGCGTGTGTGTGGCCATATGGGCCCTTGTCCTCTGTCACCTGGGGCTGGTCTTCGGGTTGGAGGCTCCGGGAGGCTGGCTGGACAACACCACCAGCTCCCTGGGCATCAGCACGCCAGTCAACGGCTCTCCAGTCTGCCTGGAGGCCTGGGACCCGGCCTCGGCGGGCCCCGCGCGCTTCAGCCTCTCGCTGCTGCTCTTTTTCCTGCCCCTGATCATCACGGCCTTCTGCTACGCGGGCTGCCTCCGGGCGCTGGCCCGCTCAGGCCTGAGCCACAGACGGAAGCTAAAGGCGGCCTGGGTGGCCGGCGGGGCTCTGCTCACGCTGCTGCTCTGCTTGGGACCCTACAATGCCTCCAACGTGGCTGGCTTCCTGCACCCCAGCATCGGAGGCTGCTGGCGGAAGCTGGGGCTCATTACAGGTGCGTGGAGCGTGGTGCTCAACCCACTGGTGACCGGCTACTTGGGAGGGGGCGCTGGCCCGGGGACAGCGCGTGGGGCAAAAACAAAAGGGGGGCCGTCCCAAAAGTAG
- the CD22 gene encoding B-cell receptor CD22 isoform X2, with protein sequence MHLLGPLLLLLEYLAFSDSASWTFEHPKTLYAWDGACVWIPCHYSIVNRHSIDNLTVYHNYKYDNSTKSYSGTILYKNLKIRDFPPRQGRVRFLGNSRYNCTLLINPVKVNDSGQLGLRMTSKEDKWMEPIGLNISETAPPPRIELPPEIRELRDVTVTCLLNFACFEYQVHLQWSLEEPAVTSTCLSTKTVSTQSTLTFQPQWTHHGKNLTCQLWDPTEQQLLSEETVWLDVKHAPKLKIQVSPTEATVTEGESVTMTCQIVSSNPRHQGVSWLRDGAPLLGEETPTLTLPQVTRKMSGQYQCKAHNDVGSEKSEAVDLQVHYPPKEVITVIQNRTPIREGDSVILSCTYNSSNPRVTRYEWNHLGFQDQLLPAGLTIRKVAWDTGPVKCAACNQWCLWSPPVNLDVQYAPKDVSVQVTPHNEIRSGNPVLLQCDFLSSRPTDVRFFWKKNGILLEEGKKLSFDAISPEDAGIYHCLVNNSIGQTSSKAWVLQVLYAPRSLRVSISPKDRLVEGRKAVLTCESDANPPTSHYTWFDWNNQDLRHYDQTLRLDPVTLQHSGAYWCQGTNRLGRGQSPPTTLTVYYSSATISRRVALGVGLCLATFLLAIWGVKLQRSWKRIQRQQGLQESSSGQSFFVRNVKARRIPQAEGPHSLGCYNPVMEDAVSYAALRFPLGETDAPRPGDAGTSETRGLSPNRDDTVTYSVVQKRQVGDYENVTPEVLEDEGIHYSELVRFGFGEPPLAQEGVEYVTLKH encoded by the exons ATGCATCTCCTCGGTCCCTTGCTTCTGCTTCTCG AATACTTGGCTTTCTCTGACTCAGCCTCCTGGACGTTTGAACATCCGAAGACCCTCTATGCCTGGGATGGAGCCTGCGTCTGGATTCCCTGCCACTACAGTATCGTAAACAGGCACTCCATAGATAACCTGACTGTGTACCACAATTATAAGTACGACAACTCCACCAAGAGCTACAGTGGGACCATCCTCTATAAGAACCTAAAAATCAGGGATTTTCCTCCTCGTCAGGGAAGGGTACGATTCCTGGGAAACAGCAGATACAACTGCACCCTCCTCATCAATCCCGTGAAAGTCAATGACAGCGGTCAGCTGGGGCTGAGGATGACGTCTAAGGAGGACAAATGGATGGAGCCCATAGGCCTCAACATCTCTG AGACGGCTCCTCCGCCCCGCATTGAGCTCCCTCCAGAAATCCGGGAGCTCCGTGATGTCACTGTCACCTGCTTGCTGAATTTCGCCTGCTTTGAGTACCAGGTTCATTTGCAGTGGTCCCTGGAGGAGCCTGCGGTCACCTCCACCTGCCTGTCCACCAAGACTGTCTCCACCCAGAGCACTCTCACGTTCCAGCCGCAGTGGACTCACCATGGCAAGAACCTGACCTGCCAGCTCTGGGACCCCACGGAGCAGCAGTTACTCTCTGAGGAAACGGTGTGGCTGGATGTGAAGC ACGCGCCAAAGTTGAAGATCCAGGTCAGTCCCACAGAAGCCACTGTAACAGAGGGCGAGTCTGTGACCATGACGTGCCAGATTGTCAGCAGCAACCCACGGCACCAGGGTGTGTCCTGGCTCAGGGACGGGGCCCCGCTGCTGGGGGAGGAGACGCCCACGCTCACTCTGCCCCAGGTGACCAGGAAGATGAGTGGGCAGTACCAGTGCAAGGCCCACAACGATGTGGGCTCAGAAAAGTCGGAAGCAGTGGACCTCCAAGTACACT ATCCCCCCAAGGAGGTAATCACAGTGATTCAAAACCGCACACCGATTCGAGAAGGAGACAGCGTGATCCTGTCCTGTACCTACAATTCCAGTAATCCCCGAGTTACCCGATATGAATGGAATCACCTAGGCTTCCAGGACCAGCTATTACCTGCTGGGCTGACGATTCGAAAAGTTGCCTGGGACACAGGGCCAGTCAAATGCGCAGCCTGTAACCAGTGGTGTTTGTGGTCTCCCCCTGTCAACCTGGATGTCCAGT ATGCCCCCAAAGATGTCAGCGTCCAGGTCACTCCCCACAATGAGATTCGCTCTGGGAACCCGGTCCTCCTCCAATGTGACTTCTTAAGTAGCCGCCCCACGGACGTCCGCTTCTTCTGGAAGAAAAATGGAATCCttctggaggaaggaaagaaactgagCTTTGACGCCATCTCTCCAGAAGATGCTGGAATTTACCACTGCTTGGTCAACAATTCCATAGGACAGACCTCGTCTAAGGCCTGGGTTCTCCAAGTGCTGT ATGCACCCAGGAGCCTGCGTGTGTCCATCAGCCCGAAAGACAGACTGgtggaggggaggaaggcagtCCTGACGTGCGAGAGTGACGCcaaccctcccacctcccactacACGTGGTTTGACTGGAATAACCAAGACCTCCGCCATTATGATCAGACGCTGAGATTGGACCCTGTGACGCTGCAGCACTCAGGCGCCTATTGGTGCCAGGGGACCAACAGGCTAGGCCGGGGCCAGTCGCCGCCCACCACCCTCACTGTCTACT ATAGCTCAGCCACCATCAGCAGGCGAGTGGCCTTGGGAGTGGGGCTGTGCCTGGCCACCTTCCTCCTGGCAATCTGGGGAGTCAAGCTTCAGCGGAG CTGGAAGAGGATTCAGAGACAGCAGGGGCTTCAGGAAAGTTCCAGCGGACAGAGCTTCTTTGTGAGGAATGTAAAG GCTCGAAGGATCCCCCAAGCTGAAGGCCCCCACTCCCTGGGGTGCTACAATCCAGTGATGGAAGATGCTGTCAGCTACGCTGCCTTGCGCTTTCCTCTTGGCGAGACTGATGCACCGAGACCTGG AGATGCAGGGACCTCAGAGACGCGGGGACTTTCCCCAAACAGGGACGACACAGTCACTTACTCTGTGGTGCAGAAGCGTCAAGTG GGCGACTATGAGAACGTGACTCCAGAGGTCCTAGAAGACGAGGGGATACATTACTCGGAGCTGGTCCGTTTTGGGTTTGGGGAGCCGCCGCTGGCCCAGGAAGGAGTGGAATACGTGACCCTCAAGCACTGA